The Actinocatenispora sera genome has a window encoding:
- a CDS encoding response regulator transcription factor, with translation MTAVRVLVVDDQRVVRDGLTMLLGLLDGIDVVGTAVDGLDAIASARRLRPDVVLMDLSMPRCDGPTATRRILADHPEIRIVVLTTYSDDEWVFAALHAGARGFVTKDAKAAEIEHAITTVARGEALLDPSVQRRLLDAYARGIPAGVAAPDAAALTAREAEVLAHIAGGESNAEIAAALTVSAATVKTHITHLLAKTGSRDRAQLVRYAYRHGHARP, from the coding sequence GTGACGGCGGTACGGGTGCTGGTGGTCGACGATCAGCGGGTGGTCCGGGACGGGCTGACCATGCTGCTCGGGCTGCTGGACGGCATCGACGTCGTCGGGACCGCGGTCGACGGGCTGGACGCGATCGCGAGCGCCAGACGGCTGCGTCCCGACGTGGTGCTGATGGACCTGTCCATGCCGCGCTGCGACGGCCCGACCGCCACCCGGCGCATCCTGGCCGACCATCCGGAGATCCGGATCGTCGTGCTCACCACGTACTCCGACGACGAGTGGGTCTTCGCGGCGTTGCACGCCGGCGCCCGCGGCTTCGTCACCAAGGACGCCAAAGCCGCCGAGATCGAGCACGCGATCACCACGGTGGCGCGGGGCGAGGCGCTGCTGGACCCGAGCGTGCAGCGGCGGCTGCTCGACGCGTACGCCCGCGGGATCCCGGCCGGGGTCGCGGCGCCGGACGCGGCGGCGCTCACCGCGCGGGAGGCGGAGGTGCTCGCCCACATCGCGGGCGGCGAGTCCAACGCCGAGATCGCGGCCGCGCTGACGGTGTCGGCGGCCACCGTGAAGACGCACATCACCCACCTGCTCGCCAAGACCGGGAGCCGGGACCGCGCGCAGCTGGTGCGCTACGCGTACCGGCACGGCCACGCCCGGCCCTGA
- a CDS encoding type B 50S ribosomal protein L31 yields the protein MKPGIHPDYHPVVYQDRSTGESFLTRSTETSDQTVEWPDGNRYPLVVVDISAASHPFWTGQRRVLDTAGQVEKFRRRYGDRATRRPS from the coding sequence ATGAAACCCGGCATCCATCCCGATTACCACCCGGTCGTCTACCAGGACCGCAGTACCGGCGAGAGCTTCCTGACCCGCTCGACCGAGACGTCCGACCAGACCGTCGAGTGGCCCGACGGGAACCGCTACCCGCTCGTGGTGGTCGACATCAGCGCGGCGTCCCATCCGTTCTGGACGGGGCAGCGCCGCGTGCTCGACACCGCCGGCCAGGTGGAGAAGTTCCGCCGCCGTTACGGCGACCGGGCGACCCGCCGCCCCAGCTGA
- a CDS encoding helix-turn-helix transcriptional regulator, whose protein sequence is MSVATLPARPDSPPGPTRTVLACVPAGAAARLLAERLVATGNGHLVRLATTPRQALTCYTRQHTDVVLVDYRFARDPITVLGPRRSPHTAVIVVDVGADGDLLLAAVAGAVTGALRVAPRRPPRPPIRLTGREQQVLHALCDGATNEEIAERLCIGADTVKTHVRRLYDKLGARRRTQAVALALRAGLVE, encoded by the coding sequence ATGAGCGTTGCCACGCTCCCGGCCAGACCCGACTCCCCGCCTGGTCCCACCCGTACCGTACTGGCCTGTGTGCCGGCTGGCGCGGCCGCCCGACTGCTCGCCGAACGCCTCGTCGCCACCGGCAACGGCCACCTGGTACGGCTGGCCACCACGCCCCGGCAGGCGCTGACCTGCTACACCCGGCAGCACACCGACGTGGTGCTCGTCGACTACCGGTTCGCCCGGGACCCGATCACGGTGCTCGGCCCGCGCCGCTCGCCGCACACCGCGGTGATCGTGGTGGACGTCGGCGCCGACGGAGACCTGTTGCTCGCGGCGGTCGCCGGCGCCGTGACCGGTGCGCTGCGGGTGGCGCCGCGGCGGCCGCCGCGGCCACCGATCCGGCTGACCGGGCGCGAACAGCAGGTGCTGCACGCGCTGTGCGACGGTGCCACGAACGAGGAGATCGCCGAACGGTTGTGCATCGGCGCCGACACGGTCAAGACGCACGTACGCCGGCTGTACGACAAGCTCGGCGCGCGCCGCCGCACCCAGGCCGTCGCGCTGGCGCTGCGTGCGGGGCTGGTCGAGTGA
- the ggh gene encoding glucosylglycerate hydrolase, with product MDERLWSAAAAVLTGNDAGGWTRAAPQLYPHQWSWDSAFVAVGWAHLSVPRALTELRSLFAGQWANGMVPHIVYDPAAPAEAYFPDAARWGTGVAAAAPDRPTSGICQPPVHALALAHIAEVADRARGSAGRPGVPNSGAAGPAGARGDAEAVDAALTELYPKVLAWHRYLATERDPQGSGLVSIYHPWESGTDNSPRFDVALARVEVGDLPPYRRRDTGHVADPAQRPSDTEYDRYLWLVELLRRAGYADDRIAATHPFVLKDVLFSAILVAANDALGRIAARIGAPAADRAAIAGWRDRGRAAVDACWDPRLRLCLDQDVRAATPVRCRTVAGFAGLVAGGDRRSELVAELTSPRFAGDPRMRWPVPPSTSPADPAFRPRTYWRGPSWPVLGWLLWRSLGEHPAAAALRAASLEQVRTAGFAEYVEPFTGEPLGSPDQSWTAAVTLDWLAAG from the coding sequence GTGGACGAGCGGCTGTGGTCCGCGGCGGCGGCGGTACTGACCGGCAACGACGCGGGCGGCTGGACCCGGGCGGCGCCACAGCTGTACCCGCACCAGTGGAGCTGGGATTCGGCCTTCGTCGCGGTCGGCTGGGCGCACCTGTCGGTGCCCCGCGCGCTGACCGAGCTGCGCAGCCTGTTCGCCGGCCAGTGGGCGAACGGGATGGTGCCGCACATCGTGTACGACCCGGCGGCGCCCGCCGAGGCGTACTTTCCGGATGCGGCCCGCTGGGGCACCGGCGTCGCCGCGGCCGCACCGGACCGGCCCACGTCCGGGATCTGCCAGCCGCCGGTGCACGCGCTCGCGCTGGCGCACATCGCCGAGGTGGCCGACCGCGCCCGCGGGTCGGCGGGCCGTCCCGGGGTGCCGAACTCCGGCGCGGCGGGCCCGGCCGGGGCGCGCGGCGACGCCGAGGCGGTCGACGCGGCGCTGACCGAGCTGTACCCGAAGGTGCTGGCCTGGCACCGCTACCTGGCCACCGAGCGCGACCCGCAGGGCAGCGGGCTGGTCAGCATCTACCACCCGTGGGAGTCCGGTACCGACAACTCGCCACGGTTCGACGTGGCGCTGGCCCGGGTCGAGGTCGGCGACCTGCCGCCGTACCGGCGGCGCGACACCGGGCACGTCGCCGATCCGGCGCAGCGGCCCAGTGACACCGAGTACGACCGGTACCTGTGGCTGGTCGAGCTGCTGCGGCGGGCCGGCTACGCCGACGACCGGATCGCCGCGACGCATCCGTTCGTGCTCAAGGACGTGCTGTTCAGCGCGATCCTGGTGGCCGCCAACGACGCGCTGGGCCGGATCGCGGCGCGAATCGGCGCGCCCGCGGCCGACCGCGCGGCGATCGCCGGCTGGCGGGACCGGGGTCGCGCCGCCGTCGACGCCTGCTGGGACCCGCGGCTGCGACTGTGCCTGGACCAGGACGTCCGCGCGGCCACTCCGGTACGCTGCCGCACCGTGGCCGGGTTCGCCGGCCTCGTCGCCGGGGGTGACCGCCGGTCCGAGCTGGTCGCCGAGCTGACCTCACCGCGGTTTGCCGGCGATCCCCGGATGCGCTGGCCGGTACCGCCGTCCACCAGCCCCGCCGACCCGGCGTTTCGGCCCCGCACGTACTGGCGGGGGCCGAGCTGGCCGGTGCTCGGCTGGCTGCTGTGGCGCTCGCTGGGCGAGCATCCCGCGGCGGCCGCACTGCGGGCGGCGTCGCTGGAGCAGGTGCGTACCGCCGGGTTCGCCGAGTACGTCGAGCCGTTCACCGGCGAGCCGCTGGGCTCACCGGACCAGTCGTGGACCGCCGCGGTCACCCTGGACTGGCTCGCCGCCGGTTGA
- a CDS encoding VOC family protein encodes MSTRTAPPHGAPCWLDLSTTDEAASRRFYTGLFGWQANEPAAEFGGYSTFERGGAPVAGMMPATGADATDAWGVYLASDDAAGTLDAAAGNGGTVVSSAMQVADLGTMGLVTDPDGALIGVWQPERHQGFLEYAVDGAPGWFELHTDRYDDVLGFYRTVFGWHTATEADTPQFRYTTMRDGDEQLAGVMDGSGTPDADKGWSIYFAADDVDATAARAVELGATIVRPAEDTPYGRLAVLDDPNDARFKLAGPNNG; translated from the coding sequence ATGAGCACCCGTACCGCGCCACCCCACGGCGCACCCTGCTGGCTCGACCTGTCCACCACCGACGAGGCGGCGAGCCGCCGCTTCTACACCGGCCTGTTCGGCTGGCAGGCGAACGAACCCGCCGCCGAGTTCGGTGGCTACAGCACCTTCGAACGCGGCGGCGCGCCGGTCGCCGGGATGATGCCGGCCACCGGCGCGGACGCCACCGACGCCTGGGGCGTCTACCTGGCCAGCGACGACGCCGCCGGCACGCTGGACGCCGCGGCGGGCAACGGCGGCACCGTCGTGTCGTCGGCGATGCAGGTCGCCGACCTGGGCACGATGGGACTGGTGACCGACCCGGACGGCGCCCTGATCGGGGTCTGGCAGCCGGAGCGGCACCAGGGCTTCCTGGAGTACGCGGTGGACGGTGCGCCGGGCTGGTTCGAGCTGCACACCGACCGGTACGACGACGTGCTCGGCTTCTACCGCACGGTGTTCGGCTGGCACACCGCGACCGAAGCCGACACCCCGCAGTTCCGGTACACCACGATGCGCGACGGGGACGAACAGCTCGCCGGCGTGATGGACGGCAGCGGCACGCCGGACGCGGACAAGGGCTGGTCGATCTACTTCGCCGCCGACGACGTGGACGCCACCGCGGCCCGCGCGGTCGAGCTCGGCGCGACGATCGTGCGCCCGGCCGAGGACACCCCGTACGGGCGGCTGGCGGTGCTGGACGATCCGAACGACGCCCGGTTCAAGCTGGCCGGCCCGAACAACGGGTGA
- a CDS encoding helix-turn-helix domain-containing protein: MELAEQVGHRLRALREARALSLSALARRSGIGKATLSRLESGQRNPTLATLYALTTALDAPLSAVLPGPAGDAPAVSGAAVDARLIERRTDGDLVTEAYRVDIRAGADQRSAAHSPGTYEQLIVLAGTVLVGPVDAPVTVHAGGHVRFAADVAHRYRCTDATAHGLLTVHYPASAGTGPG; the protein is encoded by the coding sequence ATGGAGCTGGCCGAGCAGGTCGGGCACCGGTTGCGGGCGCTGCGCGAGGCCCGGGCGCTGAGCCTGTCCGCGCTGGCCCGGCGCTCCGGCATCGGCAAGGCGACACTGTCGCGGCTGGAGTCCGGGCAGCGCAACCCGACCCTCGCCACCCTGTACGCCCTCACCACCGCGCTCGACGCGCCGCTGTCGGCCGTGCTGCCCGGGCCCGCCGGCGACGCGCCCGCGGTGTCCGGCGCCGCGGTCGACGCCCGCCTCATCGAGCGGCGCACGGACGGTGACCTCGTCACCGAGGCGTACCGGGTGGACATCCGGGCCGGCGCCGACCAGCGCTCGGCCGCGCACTCCCCTGGCACCTACGAGCAACTGATCGTGCTGGCCGGGACGGTGCTGGTCGGGCCGGTGGACGCGCCGGTGACGGTGCACGCCGGCGGGCACGTCCGGTTCGCCGCCGACGTGGCCCACCGGTACCGCTGCACCGATGCCACCGCGCACGGGCTGCTGACCGTCCATTACCCGGCCTCCGCCGGCACCGGTCCCGGATGA
- a CDS encoding sensor histidine kinase, producing the protein MGWPRERRWAAALGTLAVAVALFAGAFADIPVGARVAVTVAAVLAAAIWAVLVVSRSAGTTGQALLATGFGLLGIASTAIAPDGLGYLISYVALIRLAMRLPVRVSGPIAAALVVLLGGVLLRAGVPVAVTAVFALGAGFMYLVGDLAALGAAARDRAERLVEQQAATRAAVEQAAVLRERGALAREVHDIVSHTFAGLALQLEAAKVLAERTGADPRLRSALGRAHQLTRSGIADTRQVVAALRGAALPGPALVATLAARARQEQGLPVEYTVTGEPRPVGPEVGLAVYRMVQEALTNTVRHAGAGARASVAVCWAAEQLTVSVTDSGGAATNPVADDPAAAARRAGTRPEAADGGAGTRPEAADGGAGTGPEAAGAGAGDGSETTAGTGAGTGSEAAVGGDTAGAAPSGGWGLAGMAERAELLGGGLVARPTGDGYSVVLRLPLTTDDGPGEAR; encoded by the coding sequence ATGGGATGGCCGCGGGAGCGCCGCTGGGCGGCCGCGCTGGGCACGCTCGCCGTCGCGGTGGCGTTGTTCGCCGGTGCGTTCGCCGACATCCCGGTGGGCGCCCGGGTCGCGGTCACCGTGGCAGCGGTGCTCGCGGCGGCGATCTGGGCGGTGCTGGTCGTCTCGCGCTCCGCCGGGACCACCGGGCAGGCGCTGCTCGCCACCGGGTTCGGGCTGCTCGGGATCGCGTCGACCGCGATCGCGCCCGACGGGCTGGGCTACCTGATCAGCTACGTCGCCCTGATCCGGCTGGCCATGCGGCTGCCGGTACGGGTGTCCGGGCCGATCGCGGCGGCGTTGGTGGTGCTGCTCGGCGGTGTGCTGCTGCGGGCCGGCGTCCCCGTCGCCGTCACCGCGGTGTTCGCGCTCGGCGCCGGCTTCATGTACCTGGTGGGCGATCTGGCCGCGCTCGGTGCCGCGGCCCGGGACCGCGCCGAGCGGCTGGTCGAGCAGCAGGCGGCCACCCGCGCCGCCGTCGAACAGGCCGCGGTGCTGCGCGAACGCGGCGCACTGGCCCGGGAGGTACACGACATCGTGTCGCACACGTTCGCCGGGCTGGCGCTGCAGTTGGAGGCCGCGAAGGTGCTCGCCGAGCGTACCGGCGCCGACCCGCGGCTGCGGTCCGCGCTGGGCCGGGCGCACCAGCTGACCCGGTCGGGGATCGCCGACACCCGCCAGGTCGTCGCGGCGCTGCGCGGCGCCGCGCTGCCCGGCCCGGCGCTGGTGGCCACCCTCGCCGCCCGGGCGCGGCAGGAGCAGGGGCTGCCGGTGGAGTACACGGTGACCGGCGAACCGCGGCCGGTCGGCCCGGAGGTCGGCCTCGCGGTGTACCGGATGGTGCAGGAGGCGCTCACCAACACGGTGCGGCATGCCGGTGCCGGCGCCCGCGCGTCGGTGGCGGTGTGCTGGGCGGCCGAGCAGCTCACCGTGTCCGTGACCGACTCCGGTGGCGCCGCAACGAATCCGGTCGCGGACGACCCGGCAGCAGCCGCCAGGCGTGCCGGTACCCGACCGGAGGCGGCGGATGGCGGTGCCGGTACCCGACCGGAGGCGGCGGATGGCGGTGCCGGTACCGGGCCGGAGGCGGCGGGCGCGGGTGCCGGCGACGGGTCGGAGACGACGGCGGGCACGGGTGCCGGTACCGGATCGGAGGCGGCGGTGGGCGGGGACACGGCCGGTGCGGCTCCGTCGGGCGGGTGGGGGCTGGCGGGGATGGCCGAACGGGCCGAGCTGCTCGGCGGCGGGCTGGTCGCCCGGCCGACCGGCGACGGGTACTCGGTGGTGCTCCGGTTGCCGCTGACCACCGACGACGGACCGGGCGAGGCGCGGTGA
- a CDS encoding IMPACT family protein produces the protein MTTGGFRTVAADVEYDVEVKRSLFRCTLRRVADEDAAREVIAQVRRAHWDARHHCSAYVLGRVPAVERSNDDGEPAGTAGAPMLAALHGAELTDVVAVVTRWFGGVLLGTGGLARAYRSAVAGAIDAAGVLVRRPVTLLAVAVDHAHAGGVEHALRAADPGAVRAVDYTADGVRLTLAVPPDRVEAARTLVAEQTAGTGRLTETGSDYANA, from the coding sequence GTGACGACGGGCGGGTTCCGGACCGTGGCGGCCGACGTGGAGTACGACGTCGAGGTGAAGCGGTCGCTGTTTCGCTGCACGCTGCGCCGGGTCGCCGACGAGGACGCCGCGCGGGAGGTCATCGCGCAGGTTCGCCGGGCGCACTGGGACGCCCGGCATCACTGCAGCGCGTACGTGCTGGGCCGCGTGCCGGCGGTGGAGCGCTCCAACGACGACGGCGAGCCGGCCGGTACGGCCGGAGCCCCGATGCTCGCCGCGCTGCACGGCGCGGAACTGACCGACGTCGTCGCGGTGGTGACCCGCTGGTTCGGCGGGGTGCTGCTGGGCACCGGCGGTCTCGCCCGCGCGTACCGGTCGGCGGTGGCCGGCGCGATCGACGCCGCGGGGGTCCTGGTCCGCCGGCCGGTGACGCTGCTCGCCGTGGCCGTCGACCACGCGCACGCGGGCGGGGTGGAGCACGCGCTGCGCGCCGCCGACCCGGGCGCGGTGCGCGCCGTCGACTACACCGCGGACGGCGTGCGGCTGACCCTCGCGGTCCCGCCGGATCGGGTCGAGGCGGCACGCACCCTGGTCGCCGAGCAGACCGCCGGTACCGGCCGGCTCACCGAGACCGGCAGCGACTACGCGAACGCCTGA
- a CDS encoding PH domain-containing protein, whose product MSEQTMQLRPPRHRVHRRAIWYWTASAAPLWLVLVAAQVVALVVGWGWLRHWWVVTLPVTVLLAAAHLIVMPQWRYRVHRWEVTPEAVYTQSGWFNQERRIAPVSRIQTVDTDRGPFEQIFRLTNVTVTTASAAGPLRIHGLDRDDALRVVDQLTADTQAERGDAT is encoded by the coding sequence GTGAGTGAGCAGACCATGCAGCTGCGGCCGCCGCGGCACCGGGTGCACCGACGCGCCATCTGGTACTGGACGGCGAGCGCCGCGCCGCTGTGGCTGGTGCTGGTCGCCGCGCAGGTCGTCGCGCTGGTGGTGGGCTGGGGCTGGCTGCGGCACTGGTGGGTGGTGACGCTGCCGGTCACCGTGCTGCTCGCCGCGGCGCACCTGATAGTCATGCCGCAGTGGCGGTACCGGGTGCACCGGTGGGAGGTGACCCCGGAGGCGGTGTACACCCAGTCCGGCTGGTTCAACCAGGAGCGGCGGATCGCACCGGTGTCCCGGATCCAGACCGTCGACACCGACCGCGGCCCGTTCGAGCAGATCTTCCGGCTGACCAACGTCACCGTCACCACCGCCTCGGCGGCCGGCCCGCTGCGCATCCACGGCCTGGACCGCGACGACGCGCTGCGGGTGGTCGACCAGCTCACCGCCGACACCCAGGCCGAGCGGGGCGACGCGACGTGA
- a CDS encoding PH domain-containing protein, with amino-acid sequence MTTPAEPPDPRDDAVAPDGHTDPPADGVPPDDRDVPAGAGGAVPRADDVPEWRRLSNRMLLIHPVQSLLQFLPALLGLLIAGTTSGNGPIYGLVGAAAAIAFGILRWLTTSYRISAEQVQVRRGVLNRRVLSVRRDRIRTVDVSAPALHRVLGLARVTVGTGLSDRSRTDGLRLDALNAATAAELREELLHRAGPGPAAGSATAASATAGATAAGDRADGSPAAGPGARAGSAARGFPWTPPAPPTGTELARLSPRWISYGPFTLSGLVTVGVIGAFLSRLVNEFHLDPTRYGATRELADRVLHTSLPLLVGEVVLGLLVLAAIASTCGYVLAFWGFRLSRLPGGTLHVTRGLITTRAITLEERRLRGVEVSEPLLLRAVGGARCIAIATGLRVGRGAERGGSLLLPSAPRAEARRVAIAVLGRAEPITVPLTPHGPAARRRRYTRALVPCALLAVAAVVAHALLPVPDWVPVATVVLLVLAVLVAADRYRGLGHALVDGTLVAGRGSLVRRRSALPTDGIIGWNLRRSFFQRRAGLATLTATTAGGEQAYPVPDLPIDEATGLADAALPGLLTAFLAPAGSGSDHGRSPVRPRSDAAGRSAG; translated from the coding sequence GTGACCACCCCCGCCGAGCCGCCCGACCCGCGCGACGACGCGGTGGCGCCGGACGGGCACACCGACCCGCCGGCCGACGGCGTACCGCCGGACGACCGCGACGTGCCCGCCGGCGCCGGGGGCGCGGTGCCCCGTGCCGACGACGTACCGGAGTGGCGCCGGCTGTCCAACCGCATGCTGCTGATCCACCCGGTGCAGTCGCTGCTGCAGTTCCTGCCGGCGCTGCTCGGCCTGCTGATCGCCGGTACCACCTCGGGCAACGGCCCGATCTACGGCCTCGTCGGCGCCGCGGCGGCGATCGCGTTCGGGATCCTGCGCTGGCTGACCACGAGCTACCGGATCTCGGCCGAGCAGGTACAGGTGCGCCGCGGGGTGCTCAACCGGCGGGTCCTGTCCGTCCGCCGGGACCGGATCCGCACCGTCGACGTCAGCGCGCCGGCGTTGCACCGGGTGCTCGGCCTGGCCCGCGTCACCGTCGGTACCGGGTTGTCCGACCGCAGCCGCACCGACGGGCTGCGGCTGGACGCGCTCAACGCGGCGACCGCCGCCGAGCTGCGCGAGGAACTGCTGCACCGGGCCGGGCCCGGCCCGGCCGCCGGGTCCGCGACAGCCGCGTCCGCGACCGCCGGGGCCACGGCTGCCGGGGACAGGGCGGACGGCTCGCCGGCGGCCGGGCCCGGAGCGCGGGCCGGGTCCGCAGCGCGCGGGTTCCCGTGGACGCCGCCGGCACCGCCGACCGGTACCGAGCTGGCCCGGTTGTCGCCGCGCTGGATCTCCTACGGTCCGTTCACGCTCTCCGGGTTGGTCACCGTCGGCGTCATCGGCGCGTTCCTGTCCCGGCTGGTCAACGAGTTCCACCTCGACCCCACCCGGTACGGCGCGACCCGCGAGCTCGCCGACCGGGTGCTGCACACCTCGCTGCCGCTGCTGGTCGGCGAGGTCGTACTCGGCCTGCTGGTGCTCGCCGCCATCGCCTCGACCTGCGGCTACGTGCTGGCGTTCTGGGGGTTCCGGCTGTCCCGGCTACCCGGCGGCACGCTGCACGTCACCCGCGGCCTGATCACCACCCGGGCGATCACCCTGGAGGAGCGGCGGCTGCGCGGCGTCGAGGTGTCCGAGCCGCTGCTGCTGCGCGCCGTCGGTGGGGCCCGGTGCATCGCGATCGCCACCGGGCTGCGGGTCGGCCGCGGCGCCGAACGCGGCGGCTCGCTGCTGCTGCCCTCCGCGCCCCGCGCCGAGGCACGGCGGGTGGCGATCGCCGTACTGGGGCGGGCAGAGCCGATCACGGTGCCGCTGACCCCGCACGGGCCGGCCGCCCGGCGCCGCCGGTACACCCGGGCGCTGGTGCCGTGCGCGCTGCTGGCGGTCGCCGCCGTGGTGGCGCACGCGCTGCTTCCGGTGCCCGACTGGGTCCCGGTCGCCACGGTGGTACTGCTCGTGCTGGCCGTCCTGGTGGCCGCGGACCGCTACCGGGGGCTCGGCCATGCGCTGGTCGACGGGACGCTCGTCGCCGGGCGCGGCAGCCTCGTCCGGCGGCGCAGTGCACTGCCCACCGACGGCATCATCGGCTGGAACCTGCGCCGGTCGTTCTTCCAGCGCCGCGCCGGGCTCGCCACGCTCACCGCCACCACCGCCGGCGGCGAGCAGGCCTATCCCGTACCAGACCTGCCGATCGACGAGGCCACCGGGCTGGCCGACGCCGCGCTGCCCGGCCTGCTCACCGCGTTCCTGGCGCCCGCCGGTAGCGGCTCCGACCACGGTCGTAGCCCGGTCCGACCGCGCTCCGATGCCGCCGGCCGGTCCGCGGGTTAG
- a CDS encoding YbaK/EbsC family protein, which translates to MTQLDPTALPERSRQVADALAAAGVAATIRQLADSTRTAAAAAAALDCEVGAIANSLVFVSDDEPVLVMTSGAHRVDTEALARRWGRGPLRRATPDQVRAATGQAIGGVAPVGHPRALPAVVDEALTGYPVVWAAAGTPHTVFATTAADLVRLTGGRLLPVTA; encoded by the coding sequence ATGACTCAGCTCGATCCGACCGCCCTGCCCGAACGAAGCCGCCAGGTTGCCGATGCGCTCGCCGCGGCCGGCGTCGCCGCGACGATCCGCCAGCTCGCCGACTCGACCCGGACGGCCGCGGCGGCCGCGGCGGCGCTGGACTGCGAGGTCGGTGCGATCGCCAACAGCCTGGTGTTCGTCAGCGACGACGAACCGGTACTGGTGATGACCAGCGGCGCGCACCGGGTCGACACCGAGGCGCTGGCCCGCCGCTGGGGCCGCGGGCCGCTGCGCCGCGCCACGCCCGACCAGGTACGGGCGGCCACCGGCCAGGCGATCGGCGGCGTCGCACCGGTCGGCCACCCCCGGGCCCTGCCGGCCGTCGTGGACGAGGCGCTCACCGGCTACCCGGTGGTGTGGGCCGCCGCCGGCACCCCGCACACCGTGTTCGCCACCACGGCCGCCGACCTGGTCCGGCTCACCGGCGGGCGCCTCCTTCCGGTCACCGCCTGA
- a CDS encoding mycothiol transferase — translation MRSAELLIDSLDRVREVVHGAVEGLSDEQLAWRADPQANSIAWLVWHLTRVQDDHVADVAGTGQVWAEGWADRFGLGLAVGDTGYGHRSDQVAQVRAGAELLAGYHDAVFERSRHYLDGLSDADLDRIVDERWDPPVSLGVRLVSVITEDNQHAGQAAFLRGLVERR, via the coding sequence ATGCGAAGTGCTGAACTGCTGATCGACTCACTCGACCGGGTCCGCGAGGTCGTACACGGCGCCGTCGAGGGGCTCTCCGACGAGCAGCTGGCCTGGCGGGCCGACCCGCAGGCGAACTCGATCGCCTGGCTGGTCTGGCATCTGACCCGGGTGCAGGACGACCACGTCGCCGACGTCGCCGGTACCGGGCAGGTGTGGGCCGAGGGTTGGGCCGACCGGTTCGGGCTGGGGCTGGCGGTCGGCGACACCGGCTACGGACACCGCAGCGACCAGGTCGCCCAGGTGCGGGCCGGCGCCGAGTTGCTGGCCGGCTACCACGACGCGGTGTTCGAGCGCAGCCGCCACTACCTCGACGGGCTGTCCGACGCCGACCTGGACCGGATCGTCGACGAGCGCTGGGATCCGCCGGTCAGCCTGGGAGTGCGGCTGGTCAGCGTGATCACCGAGGACAACCAGCACGCCGGCCAGGCCGCCTTCCTGCGCGGCCTGGTCGAACGCCGCTGA